DNA sequence from the Arthrobacter crystallopoietes genome:
GGAGACGGTGACGGCGTCGGCAGGTTCGCCGCGGCCGTAGAGGTCGATGATGGCCTCATAGATCGCTTCATGCGATGGACGGTAGAAGTCGACGCCGCGCAGCACCTCGACGCAGTCTGCGATGGCGTCCTTGGACAGCATCATGCCGCCGAGTACCGACTGTTCGGCTACGAGATCCTGAGGCGGGGTACGTGCGAAGTCCGGTTCCCGGCCAGCCTGGGCGGAGTCGGCATGTACTAAAGTCACCGCTGCCTGCTTTCTCTACTAAAACGACAAACCGGGCAATCGCATCCCGCCTCGCCCGTTGAAACGGGTATATCAGCCGCCTCCGACGCTTTCCGCTGCTCCCGGTTGAGGGCACGAAAAACTAGAGACCGGATCGCGGTCTGTTGAGGGATACTCCGCAACGTTAGCCCTCTATCCACACAGAACCAAGCGAGTTATCCACCGGTCCTGTGGATTAATTGTGGATTAGGCGGCGTGTCTTGTGCACAGCCTGTGTGCACAACTGTGGATAACAAAGTTAACTCAGCAGTAACAAGGCTCTGACCTGCGGAAACTTTTATTCATGACTGTGGATTAAAGAATTTTCTGTGGAACACTCATCCACATCCCTCGTGTTGACAGATGCCTCACATAGCCCTACACGCTACTTATCCACGCCGTTATCCACAGCCTTTTCCACCCGCGCGCCCCAACGCTAGGCCTATCCTGTGCCACTGACGTGCGTCGTTACCCGTTCGGCTCGAAAACAAAGAATCTCGCCCTTCAGGTACCACTTTTAGTTCGGCGCAGTCTCGGGCGGAGGGCTGCTGCCCATCTGGTTGTGCCCGTAGGATTGATCACATGGAGCTTTTCCTGATCCCCTTGCTAATTCTGGTTGTCGTCGTTGCGCTCGGCCTGCTCCTGTTGAAAACGGCCAAACGCAGATCCACACCCACCGACGACGGCGGCGGAACCGGCCGCCGGCAGGGGCTGACTGCGGCGCCTGCTACCTCCAAGGAGCATTCCGAGCTGGCCAGCAGCCGGCTGAACCAGCAGCAGCACACGGCCGTCTACTCCGCTATCGCGAGGGGCGATGCGCTGCGGGCGATCAAGGATTACCGGGCTGCGACCGGAGCCGGCCTGCGCGAAGCTGCTTCCGCCGTCGCAAATATGTCCGCTCACCCCCAGCCGTACACTCCCCCGCAGGCGCCCCAGCCGGAGGATGGCCCCGGGACCGCGCGGCCGGACTCCGACGGCACCACGGAGAGGAGCGCCGCTTTGAAGCCCGATTCCACTCCTGAGCCGCTCGCCACTCCGGAATCAAGCACCACTGCCGATGCCTCGGCCGCCCGCGCAAGCGTCACTCCGGCCACGGGCTACCGTTACCGGGCGATCGTCTCCAAAGGCGATGAGATCAGGGAGATCGCGAGTACCCGGCTCAATGACGAGGTCTTTGCCAGGATCAGGGCGGCGGCGCTCGACGGCGACAAGGAAGCCGCGGTGCAGTTGCTGATGGAACACTCGGACGCGTCCCAGCAGGAAGCAGCCGGCTTTGTGGAGCTCATCCACGACGAACCACCGGCGGGCGCCCCGGAAGGCCCCTGAACCTTCCCGCGGCAGCCATCCATCTGCCAGACTGCCTCCATGACTGAAAACAAGACTGCACCCACCGCTGAGTCCGCCCAGGCCTTTGTGGACGCTGTGGAGCATCCCGTCCGGCGCGCGGACGGACAGGTGCTGCTGGACCTCTTCGAGCAACTGACGGGCCAGCCGCCGGTCATGTGGGGGCCGTCCATCATCGGCTTCGGCAGTTACCACTACAAATACGCCAGCGGGCGCGAAGGCGATGCTGCCGCCGTCGGTTTCTCGCCGCGCAAGGGCAACCTCGCGCTCTACGGCCTGACCTACGCGCCCGGGTCAGCGCCGCTGCTGGAGAGGCTGGGCAAGCACAAGACGGGGGCGGCCTGCCTCTATATCAACAAGCTGGCGGACGTGGATGTCGCTGTCCTCAGGGAGCTCATCGCCCTCGGCTACAAACACATGACGACGGCGGTCCACGAGTCGCTGCAGAGCCAGTCCTAGCCGGATTGCAGGCCGCAGCCAGAGGCTAATGGGCGGTGCCAGGGCTAGCGGCGGCGCGGAGGGCTTGGCGACGGCGCAGGGCTAACCGGCGAGCAGCCAGATCCACAGCCACACCGGCGGCACTGCGCAGATAATCCCAAGGATCAGGCCGATCGTGGCCAGCCGGCGGGCATGGGTACGCCGGGCGAGTGCGGAAACCGCCAGGGCCACGGCGCCCAGCGCGAACATGAGCACGGGCAATGCCACGAGCGGAGCCAGGATCAGCCCGGCACCGCCGGTCGCCGCGGCGTAGATCAGGACCAAGACGAGCAGGAGCGCGGCGAGCCCCGACGAGACGAGCGCCCAGAGCGCGGTGCGGGAACGGTTCCGGGAAGTTTGCGCAGTAGCCACCCGTCTATTGTCCGGTGCCGGACCGCGGCAGGGCCAATCCGGCCCGGCGCCGCCAGTCTTGCCCTACAGCTCCACCGTGCCGCGGATGACGATCTGCACGTCGCCACCGACCCACACGTCGCCGTCTTCGGCCCGGACGTACAGCCGCGCATCCCGGCCCAGTCTGGATCCCTGGCGGACGGTATAGCTCGCCGGGGCGGCGCCCTCGCCGATCAGCCACTGCCCCAAGGCGGCATTCAGGCTCCCTGTCGCCGGGTCTTCGGCAGGAACCGCCTCGAAGCCCATCAGCCCGCGGACCTCGAAACCGAGCTCGCTGCCTTCCGGATAGGCCCCAATAAGTCCGACGCCGAAGGGCGAGAGGGCGGCGTAGTCCGGTTCCACCTCGAGTACTGTCCGGGCATCGGTGAGCTGGAGTGCCTGCCAGCGGGGGCCGTTGTCCGCCCACTGGTGGCGGACGACGGCGGAGCGCTCCAGCCCCAGCGCGGCACAGATCCGCTCAACATTTTCCTCCGGCAGTTCACCCGTACGTACCCGTGGCGGGGCGGCGAAGGCCAGCCGGCCGCCGTCGTTCTTCAGGTTGACCAGCCCGGCTTCGCATTCCTGCACCAGGCCAGTGTCGCTCTGCGGACTGCCGCCGTCCTGCAGCCAGACGGCGGCGCTGCCCAGGGTCGGATGCCCGGCGAAGGGCAGCTCTTCGCTCGGCGTGAAGATCCGGACCCGGTAGTCGGCCCCGGGCTGCGTCGGCGGCAGTAGGAAGGTGGTCTCGGAGAGGTTGGTCCAGTTGGCGAAGCGCTGCATTTGCTCCGTGGAGAGGTCCTCCGCGCCGCCGACCACCGCCAGCGGATTGCCGGTTCCGGGACCGGTGGTGAAGACATCAACCTGGGAAAACGCGTGGGTACTCACGTCGGTAGCCTACTCGGTACGGCGTCCGGCAGCTCAGCGTTCCGGGTGGAGGGTCTTGCTCCACAGGACGGCGCCGCGGGCGTTGCGCAGGCTCACCGTGAAGACGTCGTCGCCGTCGAGCTCCACGTGGCCGAAGAACTGGGCCTCTCCGGTGCGCGGTGACTGGTTGGTGTAGCCGGCCTGCGAAAACACGACCTCGGGGCCGAAGGTCAGGTCCATCTCGTTGGGCCCGAAGCCGCCGGCGTTGATGGGTCCCGCGACGAACTCCCAGAACGGGTCGAAGTCCTTGAACGCGGCCCGTTCCGGCGCGTAGTGGTGAGCCGCGCAGTAGTGCACATCCGCGGTCACCCAGACGACGTTCTTGATGCGGTTGTCCTTGAAGGCCTTGAGCAGCCTGGCCAGTTCCAGTTCGCGGCCCAGCGGGGCGCCGTCGTTGTTGTTGGCAATGCTCTCCTGTGCCTTGCCGTCCGGAACGATGATGCCCAGCGGCAGGTCGGCAGAGATGACTTTCCACGTGGCCTTGGACTTTTTCACTTCGTGGATCAGCCACTGCAGCTGCTCTTCGCCGAGGATGCTGGTGGCCTTTTGCTCCAGTCCCGCCGTGTTTTCGCCCTTGTAGGTGCGCATGTCCAGCGCGAAAATGTCCAGCTGCGGCCCGCGCTCGATCTTCCGGTAGATCCGGGCCGGCTCGAAGCCCGTAGTGCCCTTGCGCGTGGCGCGGCTGTCGGTGATCGGCATGTACTCCTGCCAGGCCTGGCGGCCGCGGGCGGCCAGCGTATCGATGTCGCGGACGGTGTAGCGCGGGTCGTCGATGACCTCGCCGTGCCACCAGTTGTTGTGCGTCTCGTGGTCATCCCACTGCGCGATCACCGGCACCTCCGCGTACATGGCTCGCAGGTTCGCGTCCATCATGTTGTAGCGGTGGCGCCCGCGGTATTCGTTCAGGGTTTCGGCGACCTTGGAGACCTCTTCGGTCACCAGGTTCTTCCAGATCCGGCCGTCCGGCTCCCTGACTTCCGCCGAGATGGGTCCGTCGGCATAAATGGTATCGCCGCAGTGGATAAAGAAGTCGGGGCGGGTCTCGTGCATGGCCCGGTAGCCGAGCATGCCGCCGATCTCTTCGTTGATGCCCCAGCCCTGGCCGGCCGTGTCACCCGTCCAGACGAAGCTTTGGCCACGCTGGTGGCGGGGGCCCCAGCCCTGCCCGCGGCCGGACGCACCCGGGGCGTCCGGCGTCGCAAAGGAACCGCGGACAACCTCACCGGGCACACCGCGTTCATCCTCGAACCGCAGCGACAATTGAAACCGGCTGCCGGAAGGCAGGTTGCGCGCGTCGAACTTCGCCGTGAAGTCCGATGCCTCGGTGGCCCAGCCGCTGCGCACCACGCGCTCGAAGGCACCCTTGCCGCGCAGAACACGGCCGTCGTCGTCGGTTGTCCGCAGGGTGGCGATCAGGCGGCCGGGGCCGGAGGCGCGGGACCAGAGAACGGCGGACCTGCTGGTGACATCGCCGGTGGCGATGCCGCTGGGCAGCGTCAGACGCTTGCGGACCAGCGGAGCGCCGCCGGCCGAAGGACGGGAAACGGCCGACGCCGGCGCGGCCCCTGCGGCGGCGACGGTTCCGGCTGCGGCGAAGGCACCAAGGACAAGGGAACGGCGGGAAATTTCGGGCATGGCCCCACTGTTGCCGAACGGCCTGACGCGCTGGTGGCCTGGGTGTGAACGTCCGGTAAGCGTCCGGCGACGGGAGCATGAGCCGGTGCGCCCCGACATGGCAAAGGACCCCCACCCGTGAGGGCAGAGGTCCTTTGCGCAAAATGTCGGTATCACCGCAAGCGGATCAACCAAGCATC
Encoded proteins:
- a CDS encoding DUF1801 domain-containing protein produces the protein MTENKTAPTAESAQAFVDAVEHPVRRADGQVLLDLFEQLTGQPPVMWGPSIIGFGSYHYKYASGREGDAAAVGFSPRKGNLALYGLTYAPGSAPLLERLGKHKTGAACLYINKLADVDVAVLRELIALGYKHMTTAVHESLQSQS
- a CDS encoding PhzF family phenazine biosynthesis protein, producing MSTHAFSQVDVFTTGPGTGNPLAVVGGAEDLSTEQMQRFANWTNLSETTFLLPPTQPGADYRVRIFTPSEELPFAGHPTLGSAAVWLQDGGSPQSDTGLVQECEAGLVNLKNDGGRLAFAAPPRVRTGELPEENVERICAALGLERSAVVRHQWADNGPRWQALQLTDARTVLEVEPDYAALSPFGVGLIGAYPEGSELGFEVRGLMGFEAVPAEDPATGSLNAALGQWLIGEGAAPASYTVRQGSRLGRDARLYVRAEDGDVWVGGDVQIVIRGTVEL
- a CDS encoding alkaline phosphatase D family protein, whose product is MPEISRRSLVLGAFAAAGTVAAAGAAPASAVSRPSAGGAPLVRKRLTLPSGIATGDVTSRSAVLWSRASGPGRLIATLRTTDDDGRVLRGKGAFERVVRSGWATEASDFTAKFDARNLPSGSRFQLSLRFEDERGVPGEVVRGSFATPDAPGASGRGQGWGPRHQRGQSFVWTGDTAGQGWGINEEIGGMLGYRAMHETRPDFFIHCGDTIYADGPISAEVREPDGRIWKNLVTEEVSKVAETLNEYRGRHRYNMMDANLRAMYAEVPVIAQWDDHETHNNWWHGEVIDDPRYTVRDIDTLAARGRQAWQEYMPITDSRATRKGTTGFEPARIYRKIERGPQLDIFALDMRTYKGENTAGLEQKATSILGEEQLQWLIHEVKKSKATWKVISADLPLGIIVPDGKAQESIANNNDGAPLGRELELARLLKAFKDNRIKNVVWVTADVHYCAAHHYAPERAAFKDFDPFWEFVAGPINAGGFGPNEMDLTFGPEVVFSQAGYTNQSPRTGEAQFFGHVELDGDDVFTVSLRNARGAVLWSKTLHPER